Proteins found in one Amphiura filiformis chromosome 14, Afil_fr2py, whole genome shotgun sequence genomic segment:
- the LOC140169721 gene encoding acid-sensing ion channel 1B-like, whose amino-acid sequence MKLDLEREFAENTSLHGIARIFQSAGVILKLIWSVIFLTAFGLFIWQFSERITAYLKFDYNTLVEVEHRSKLTFPAVTICNFNRFYSSRIAEEYQTQLDKVFGFADTLNYYYAYSSYSENQPESWEDFNSDFDFELFGEQSGFRLNDSLLRCDWKGKKDSCSADNFTAIFIPDYGVCYQFNTDDKDENRLRQTLPGAGNGLSILLDIKQEDYTETFKQGHHEAGLKFVVHDWHDLALVATLGLAIPPGFHTYAAVRKKKYEELPKPWGNCKSVKDGYNKKVCLSDCRLDHIVRSCNCRPLGYTGNTKICTPDQQANCVAKALQEYRSSGISDECDCPTPCTEIVFTSSLSMTSFPSDQLAEEYLKEYGTLQTVVEDNSSFSFRDDLNLRKNLVYLDVYFDELSETRFKQVEAMSWSALLSDLGGQMGLFLGMSAITAAEVLEYLGRKTYRLFKGKRSNDNRVMELNQST is encoded by the exons ATGAAACTGGATCTTGAGAGAGAGTTTGCGGAAAATACCAGTCTTCATGGGATTGCTCGTATTTTCCAGTCTGCAGGGGTTATTTTAAAGCTCATATGGTCAGTAATCTTCTTGACAGCTTTTGGTCTGTTTATTTGGCAGTTTTCAGAGCGAATTACAGCATATCTGAAATTTGATTACAACACTCTTGTTGAG GTTGAACATCGATCCAAATTAACTTTCCCAGCCGTGACAATCTGCAACTTCAATCGCTTTTATAGTTCCCGAATAGCTGAAGAATATCAAAC GCAATTGGACAAAGTGTTCGGATTTGCAGACACTTTGAATTATTACTACGCATATTCTTCATATTCTGAAAATCAACCTGAGAGTTGGGAGGATTTCAATAGCGattttgattttgaactatttggtGAACAATCAGGATTCCGCCTCAACGACAGTCTGCTACGATGTGATTGGAAAGGGAAGAAAGACTCTTGCTCTGCAGACAATTTCACTGCGATATTTATACCAGATTATGGTGTCTGTTATCAGTTTAATACTGATGACAAAGATGAGAATCGACTGCGGCAAACTTTACCAGGAGCTGGAAATGGATTGAGTATTTTATTAGATATTAAGCAAGAAGATTATACAGAGACTTTTAAACAAGGACATCATGAAGCAGGGTTGAAGTTTGTTGTCCACGATTGGCATGACCTAGCTCTTGTTGCGACGCTGGGACTTGCCATTCCGCCTGGGTTTCATACATACGCTGCTGTGAGGAAAAAGAAGTACGAAGAATTGCCCAAACCTTGGGGTAATTGTAAATCTGTAAAAGATGGTTATAATAAGAAAGTTTGTCTTAGTGACTGTCGTCTTGATCACATCGTCAGATCTTGTAACTGCCGACCATTGGGGTATACAGGTAATACCAAGATTTGCACCCCAGACCAACAAGCAAATTGTGTAGCTAAAGCGCTCCAAGAATACCGCTCATCAGGCATCAGTGACGAATGCGATTGCCCTACTCCGTGTACAGAAATTGTCTTCACGTCATCACTTTCAATGACGTCATTTCCGAGCGACCAACTAGCGGAAGAATATCTAAAGGAATACGGGACACTTCAAACTGTTGTTGAAGATAACTCAAGTTTTTCATTCAGAGATGATCTCAACCTTCGTAAAAACTTAGTCTATCTAGATGTTTATTTCGATGAGCTAAGTGAAACGAGGTTTAAGCAGGTTGAAGCTATGAGTTGGTCAGCCTTGCTCTCTGATTTAGGTGGACAAATGGGATTGTTTCTGGGTATGAGTGCAATCACAGCGGCCGAAGTATTGGAGTATCTTGGGAGAAAGACATATCGTTTGTTTAAGGGGAAGCGGTCAAATGACAACAGAGTAATGGAGCTAAATCAATCCACGTAA